The following are encoded in a window of Nibricoccus aquaticus genomic DNA:
- a CDS encoding DUF3891 family protein, translated as MIRKELPDGWLLVTHGEHARLAGLFAEAWGNAQFASPEPRADILFAVAAHDDGWAARDAAPFLTKAAIPEAFTKDLVGSYAAFEEIDLPAYLRVRGEATAAVAERNPFAAIVVSMHTVNLLTEQADLSTIRPDHRPLHADFVAAQRAFQLEMAARLNASQGALDRAFRFLQTCDNLSLIACAGYEQPRTLRHSHTDRAGQLHSFSCTPESPGVFKITPSPFREKELTFPFKARRLKQHTFASIDDYRATLAATPYETIAITLLVG; from the coding sequence ATGATCCGCAAGGAACTGCCCGACGGCTGGCTCTTGGTGACGCACGGCGAACACGCGCGCCTCGCCGGTCTTTTCGCCGAAGCCTGGGGCAACGCCCAGTTCGCATCCCCCGAGCCGCGCGCCGACATTCTCTTCGCCGTCGCTGCGCACGACGACGGCTGGGCCGCCCGCGATGCCGCGCCGTTTCTCACCAAAGCCGCCATCCCCGAAGCCTTCACCAAAGACCTCGTCGGCAGTTACGCCGCCTTTGAAGAGATCGACCTGCCCGCCTATCTGCGCGTGCGCGGCGAAGCGACCGCCGCCGTCGCCGAGCGCAATCCCTTCGCAGCCATCGTCGTCTCGATGCACACCGTCAACCTCCTCACCGAGCAGGCCGATCTCTCGACGATCCGCCCCGATCACCGGCCGCTGCACGCCGACTTCGTGGCCGCCCAACGCGCTTTCCAGCTCGAAATGGCCGCCCGCCTCAACGCCAGCCAGGGCGCCCTCGACCGCGCGTTCCGCTTTCTCCAGACCTGCGACAACCTCTCGCTCATCGCCTGCGCCGGCTACGAACAACCGCGCACACTTCGGCACAGCCACACCGATCGTGCCGGACAACTCCACAGTTTCTCCTGCACCCCGGAAAGCCCTGGCGTATTCAAAATCACACCGTCTCCCTTTCGCGAAAAGGAACTGACCTTCCCGTTCAAAGCCCGCCGCCTCAAGCAGCACACTTTTGCGAGCATCGACGACTACCGCGCCACACTCGCCGCTACTCCCTACGAGACCATCGCGATCACGCTGCTCGTAGGCTGA
- a CDS encoding amidase, translated as MSSLFSAITMAEWQALAAGDSASAAREIARRLRSILPDDQQRAAFATLSSQAEMAATFARVAGTIAPLAGVPYVLKDIFFTAGQPMNAGSNFTPGILPIRRSDSKLPHSLRGLGTILAAKTHLHEFAYGLTGENPHHGDCEHPRYPGRTSGGSSSGSAAAVAAGIVPLAVGTDTGGSIRVPAAFCGLYGLRLTPKDTYIEDAFPLAPSFDAAGWFTRNPADLTLVNRYLLGKPPVLEREPRGAWLDFAALGQTADASVSTSLKLAAEKFAAPADTATRDALAHAFNDAANAYSTLQSTEAYGVHAAWLDTHRDLYGKDVWARIDRGRRWSPAQLDAAHVKWNAVRAAWQTYFTTHDFLVMPATPFPALKKADCTLENRNRLLALTTPASLGGLAVLTIPITLPDGMSSGLQVIAPTPQSPAISWALKRSASC; from the coding sequence ATGTCGTCTCTTTTCTCCGCCATCACCATGGCCGAGTGGCAGGCACTCGCAGCGGGCGATTCCGCCAGCGCGGCGCGCGAAATCGCTCGTCGCCTGCGTTCTATTCTGCCCGACGATCAGCAACGCGCCGCCTTCGCCACGCTCAGCTCGCAGGCCGAAATGGCCGCGACCTTCGCCCGCGTCGCCGGCACCATTGCCCCGCTCGCCGGTGTCCCCTACGTCCTGAAAGACATCTTCTTCACCGCAGGCCAGCCGATGAATGCCGGCTCGAATTTCACGCCTGGCATCCTTCCGATCCGCCGCAGCGACAGCAAACTCCCCCATTCTCTCCGCGGCCTCGGCACCATTCTCGCCGCAAAAACCCACCTCCACGAATTCGCCTACGGCCTCACCGGCGAAAACCCGCATCACGGCGACTGTGAACACCCGCGCTATCCCGGCCGCACCAGCGGCGGCTCCAGCAGCGGTTCGGCGGCTGCCGTCGCTGCCGGCATCGTGCCGCTGGCCGTCGGCACCGACACCGGCGGTTCCATCCGCGTCCCCGCCGCCTTCTGCGGACTCTACGGCCTGCGTCTCACGCCTAAGGATACCTACATCGAAGACGCCTTTCCGCTCGCTCCTAGCTTCGATGCCGCCGGCTGGTTCACGCGCAATCCCGCCGATCTCACCCTCGTTAACCGCTACCTCCTCGGCAAACCGCCCGTGCTCGAACGCGAACCCCGCGGCGCCTGGCTCGATTTCGCAGCTCTCGGCCAGACAGCCGACGCCAGCGTCTCCACCTCGCTGAAACTCGCCGCCGAGAAATTCGCCGCCCCCGCCGACACCGCCACACGCGACGCCCTCGCGCACGCGTTCAACGACGCCGCCAACGCCTACTCCACGCTCCAAAGCACCGAGGCCTACGGCGTCCACGCCGCCTGGCTCGACACGCATCGCGATCTCTATGGCAAAGACGTCTGGGCCCGGATCGATCGCGGCCGCCGCTGGTCGCCCGCCCAGCTAGACGCCGCACACGTCAAATGGAACGCCGTCCGCGCCGCCTGGCAGACGTATTTCACCACGCACGATTTTCTCGTGATGCCCGCGACCCCGTTTCCCGCGCTCAAAAAAGCCGACTGCACACTCGAAAATCGCAACCGCCTGCTCGCCCTCACCACACCCGCCAGCCTCGGTGGCCTCGCGGTGCTCACCATCCCCATCACGCTCCCCGATGGCATGAGCAGCGGCCTCCAGGTCATCGCTCCCACACCGCAAAGCCCCGCCATCAGCTGGGCGCTAAAACGGTCCGCGTCCTGCTAA
- a CDS encoding RidA family protein — MNPEAKLAELGLKLPAAPAAGGNYVPTVRVGNLLYCAGTISTLDGKMTHEGQVGKEQTVQTGYESAKICALNTLTNIKAAAGSLDQVARFVYVGGYVNAISGFPDAPAVINGASDLFVAVFGEAGKHARAAVAVAGLPKNSTAEVQVIVELKG; from the coding sequence ATGAATCCCGAAGCGAAACTCGCCGAACTTGGTTTGAAACTGCCCGCCGCGCCCGCCGCCGGTGGCAACTATGTGCCGACGGTGCGCGTGGGCAATCTGCTCTACTGCGCGGGCACGATCAGCACGCTCGATGGGAAGATGACGCACGAGGGTCAGGTGGGCAAAGAGCAGACGGTGCAGACGGGCTACGAGTCGGCGAAGATCTGCGCTTTGAATACGCTCACGAACATCAAGGCGGCGGCGGGCTCGCTCGATCAGGTCGCGCGCTTCGTGTATGTCGGCGGTTACGTGAACGCGATCAGCGGCTTCCCAGATGCGCCTGCGGTGATCAACGGCGCGAGCGATCTGTTCGTCGCGGTGTTTGGCGAAGCCGGGAAACACGCGCGCGCCGCGGTGGCGGTGGCCGGGCTGCCGAAGAACTCGACGGCCGAAGTGCAGGTGATCGTGGAGTTGAAGGGCTGA
- a CDS encoding transporter substrate-binding domain-containing protein: MLAWLALLIHLAAPALPAAAPDAPVLRVGLDVSAKPFSYVDENGRPAGFCVDLLEAIGRDQGLRFEYIALPWSDALAQFGDGKLDLLANLNRTPERTRLNDFSTPHVRMAGALFIRENAPRVHTHDDLRALRIAVSSESLAHQYLRDHGLDKNLLLVTDMSAALTAVEKGAADAALTPRTLSLKTIRDRGYRNVSDSGLNFPDLTYTSHLAVRHGRSELLYKLNLGLHNLREDGTYAVLYSRWLGPIETIRESWQIARAHWLTFLLVTSALALVFFLQRRLLLRLRRQTQDLKTSEERLTLALEGSEDAVWDWDILNGRVNRSERWAQILGCRPDEIAPQIDALAAITHPDDLERVEQSKRNLMRDGYGRVEYRLRAHDGTWRWIFDRGKVVARDSENRPSRVTGAATDITLRKRIEAALVRSQALLEQTQQAAGMGGWEYDLRTRTIFWTKETWRIHDLPPADDPLPEERVFDFCAPHSREILTAAVGLAVTEGQSFDLELEIVTANSRLVWVRCIGRVELAGEKVARLFGSLQDITRNKKADEDRQKLQLKMLEAQKLESLGVLAGGIAHDFNNLLTVIMGNASLARATNGTVSAEALEHIETASNRAADLCRQMLSYAGKSRFSLEGHDLNALIQDTTHLFKTSIAKNAVLEYTLSPAPLQVEIDASQIRQVIMNLVINASDAIGTAPGKIRVRSFLKAVTADQMRDARIGQERPPGDYIILEVEDDGCGMSAETITRIFDPFFTTKFTGRGLGLAAVLGIVRAHRGAFFVRSTLGKGTTFTLALPPATGVAATQVKPVALTFSSTEKAEGTILIVDDEPQVRKISASILEKQGYTTALASDGYEALALALAHGMRFKAVLLDLTMPGLDGPATLRELRALSKTVPVLIMSGYSETDARKHIIAAPLVGFIPKPFTADDLLVKIKALTTQADEMTSGTPQK; the protein is encoded by the coding sequence GTGCTCGCATGGCTCGCCCTCCTCATCCACCTGGCCGCCCCTGCCCTTCCCGCCGCCGCACCCGACGCCCCCGTGCTCCGCGTCGGCCTCGATGTATCCGCCAAGCCATTCTCGTACGTCGATGAAAATGGCCGCCCCGCCGGCTTCTGCGTGGATCTGCTGGAAGCCATCGGGCGCGACCAAGGCCTCCGATTCGAGTATATCGCTCTCCCTTGGAGCGATGCCCTCGCCCAGTTCGGCGACGGGAAACTCGATCTGCTGGCCAACCTCAACCGCACTCCCGAACGCACCCGTCTCAACGATTTCTCGACACCTCACGTCCGCATGGCGGGAGCTCTTTTCATCCGTGAAAACGCCCCGCGCGTCCACACCCACGACGACCTGCGCGCCCTCCGCATCGCCGTCTCCAGCGAAAGCCTCGCACACCAATACCTCCGCGACCACGGCCTCGATAAAAACCTGCTCCTGGTCACGGACATGTCCGCCGCCCTCACCGCTGTCGAAAAAGGTGCCGCCGATGCCGCGCTCACTCCGCGCACGCTCAGCCTGAAAACCATTCGTGATCGCGGCTACCGCAACGTCTCCGATTCAGGCCTGAATTTCCCCGATCTCACCTACACCTCGCACCTCGCCGTGCGGCACGGACGCAGCGAACTCCTCTACAAACTCAATCTCGGCCTGCACAATCTCCGCGAAGACGGCACCTACGCCGTGCTCTACTCGCGTTGGCTCGGCCCCATCGAGACAATCCGAGAATCCTGGCAAATCGCCCGCGCTCACTGGCTTACTTTTCTTTTGGTCACCTCGGCCCTCGCCCTCGTTTTTTTCCTCCAACGCCGCCTCCTGCTACGCCTCCGCCGCCAGACCCAGGATCTCAAAACCAGCGAAGAACGCCTCACCCTCGCCCTCGAAGGCAGCGAAGACGCCGTCTGGGATTGGGATATTCTCAACGGCCGCGTCAACCGCAGCGAACGCTGGGCCCAGATCCTCGGCTGCCGCCCCGATGAAATCGCCCCGCAGATCGACGCCCTCGCCGCCATCACCCACCCCGACGACCTCGAACGCGTCGAGCAATCCAAGCGCAACCTCATGCGCGACGGCTACGGCCGCGTAGAATACCGACTCCGCGCCCACGACGGCACCTGGCGCTGGATCTTTGACCGCGGTAAAGTTGTCGCCCGCGACTCCGAAAATCGTCCCTCGCGCGTCACCGGCGCCGCCACCGACATCACTCTGCGCAAACGCATCGAAGCCGCCCTCGTCCGCAGCCAGGCCCTCCTCGAACAAACGCAACAAGCCGCCGGCATGGGCGGCTGGGAATACGACCTGCGCACCCGCACCATCTTCTGGACCAAGGAAACCTGGCGCATCCACGACCTCCCTCCCGCCGACGATCCCCTCCCCGAAGAACGCGTATTCGACTTCTGCGCACCGCACAGTCGCGAGATTTTGACCGCCGCCGTCGGCCTCGCCGTCACCGAAGGCCAGTCATTCGACCTCGAACTAGAAATCGTCACCGCCAACAGCCGCCTCGTTTGGGTCCGCTGCATCGGCCGCGTCGAACTCGCCGGAGAAAAAGTCGCCCGCCTCTTCGGCTCCCTCCAGGACATCACTCGTAACAAGAAGGCCGACGAAGACCGCCAGAAGCTCCAGCTCAAGATGCTCGAGGCCCAAAAACTCGAAAGCCTCGGCGTCCTCGCCGGCGGCATCGCCCACGATTTCAACAACCTGCTCACGGTCATCATGGGCAACGCCTCGCTCGCCCGCGCCACCAACGGCACCGTCTCCGCCGAAGCCCTCGAACACATCGAGACCGCCTCCAACCGCGCCGCCGATCTCTGCCGCCAGATGCTCTCCTACGCAGGCAAAAGCCGATTCTCCCTCGAAGGCCACGACCTCAACGCGCTCATCCAGGACACCACCCACCTCTTCAAAACCTCCATCGCGAAAAACGCCGTGCTGGAATACACCCTCTCGCCCGCCCCGCTCCAGGTCGAGATCGACGCCTCTCAAATCCGCCAGGTGATCATGAACCTCGTGATCAACGCCTCCGACGCCATCGGCACCGCCCCCGGGAAAATCCGCGTCCGCAGCTTCCTCAAAGCCGTCACCGCCGATCAAATGCGCGACGCGCGCATCGGCCAGGAACGCCCGCCCGGCGACTATATCATCCTCGAAGTCGAAGACGACGGCTGCGGCATGAGCGCCGAGACGATCACCCGCATCTTCGATCCCTTCTTCACCACCAAATTCACCGGCCGCGGCCTCGGCCTCGCCGCCGTCCTCGGCATCGTCCGCGCCCACCGCGGAGCCTTCTTCGTCCGCAGCACTCTGGGCAAAGGCACCACCTTCACCCTCGCGCTCCCGCCCGCCACCGGAGTCGCCGCCACGCAAGTGAAGCCCGTCGCCCTCACCTTCAGCTCCACCGAAAAAGCCGAAGGCACCATCCTCATCGTCGACGACGAACCGCAGGTCCGGAAAATCTCCGCCTCTATTTTAGAGAAACAAGGCTATACCACCGCCCTCGCCTCAGACGGCTACGAAGCCCTCGCCCTCGCGCTCGCCCACGGCATGAGGTTCAAAGCCGTCCTCCTCGACCTCACGATGCCCGGCCTCGACGGCCCCGCCACCCTCCGTGAATTGCGCGCCCTCAGCAAAACCGTCCCCGTCCTCATCATGAGCGGCTACAGCGAGACCGACGCCCGCAAACACATCATCGCCGCCCCCCTCGTCGGCTTCATCCCCAAGCCCTTCACCGCCGACGATCTCCTCGTGAAAATCAAAGCCCTCACGACTCAAGCCGATGAGATGACGTCCGGCACTCCTCAGAAGTAG
- a CDS encoding energy transducer TonB, producing MSRPFTLPVVIACSAHALLMFGFTKPSVNPPIKPPVDEHDGWVPVIIPAEEIEKPEPVASLEKQAGGKLAAPMPLTPDKAADKISPDDLLMVLTESDPLRVKVDTNIISPGPGSPNGDPDAREYGPGTPDGKIIFAPTALDNTPRTRVQNPPSYPFSLKSSGVSGEVLVEFVVDEHGRVINPRVLRSTHADFEAPTLSAVSKWRFEPGTRNMAPVRFKMVVPVKFSLNE from the coding sequence ATGAGCCGTCCATTCACCCTGCCAGTTGTCATCGCCTGCTCCGCACACGCGTTGCTGATGTTTGGTTTTACGAAGCCGTCTGTGAACCCGCCGATAAAGCCTCCGGTTGACGAGCACGATGGCTGGGTGCCCGTAATCATACCGGCTGAGGAAATTGAAAAGCCCGAGCCTGTTGCTTCGCTCGAGAAACAAGCCGGAGGAAAATTAGCTGCGCCGATGCCGCTCACGCCAGACAAGGCTGCCGATAAGATTTCGCCCGACGACCTGTTGATGGTCCTGACGGAGAGCGATCCGCTGCGCGTGAAGGTTGATACGAACATTATCTCACCCGGTCCGGGCTCACCAAACGGAGACCCGGACGCCAGGGAATACGGCCCGGGCACGCCTGACGGGAAGATCATTTTTGCCCCGACTGCTCTCGACAACACGCCACGCACGCGGGTGCAAAATCCGCCGTCTTATCCGTTCAGCTTAAAGTCCAGTGGTGTCAGCGGCGAGGTGCTCGTGGAGTTCGTCGTCGATGAACACGGGCGCGTTATCAATCCACGCGTGCTGCGCTCGACTCACGCCGACTTCGAGGCTCCGACGCTTTCAGCGGTGTCGAAGTGGAGATTCGAGCCGGGCACACGCAACATGGCTCCGGTGCGCTTCAAGATGGTTGTGCCGGTGAAGTTCAGCCTGAACGAGTGA
- a CDS encoding GreA/GreB family elongation factor — protein sequence MDKSLLRQAIVAKLTAELDTLTRAALMAREEATSEESKAEGKYDTRGQEAAYLAEGQARLALELQETITTYQALSLREFSPGETIDVGAIVTLKARGKSSAYFLGPRSGGLDFEIDGRALVIVTPQSPLGRQLPGRHVGDTVELPGRGGPVPHQIASIE from the coding sequence ATGGACAAGTCGCTTCTCCGCCAGGCCATCGTCGCCAAACTCACTGCCGAACTCGACACGCTCACCCGCGCCGCGCTCATGGCTCGTGAAGAGGCGACCAGCGAAGAAAGCAAAGCCGAGGGCAAATACGACACTCGCGGCCAGGAGGCTGCCTACCTCGCCGAAGGCCAGGCCCGGCTCGCGCTCGAATTGCAGGAAACCATCACGACTTATCAGGCCCTGTCCTTACGCGAGTTTTCACCGGGCGAAACCATCGATGTCGGCGCCATTGTCACACTCAAAGCCCGGGGGAAATCATCGGCGTACTTTCTCGGCCCGCGCAGCGGCGGGCTCGATTTTGAAATCGATGGACGCGCCCTCGTCATCGTCACCCCGCAATCCCCGCTCGGCCGCCAGCTGCCCGGCCGGCATGTCGGAGACACCGTCGAGCTGCCGGGACGAGGCGGTCCGGTTCCGCACCAGATCGCCTCGATCGAATAG
- a CDS encoding response regulator codes for MPLTILCVDDERDVTELVAFHLTKSGYEVNTAASGREALDSVQHRKPDLIVLDLMLPDIDGFGVCEILRRQPATATIPIVILTAWATHDARHLGLELGALDYLTKPFSPKELVQRVARLLNLRPDAAMDAGKVQNA; via the coding sequence GTGCCATTGACCATTCTATGCGTTGATGACGAGCGGGACGTGACCGAGCTCGTCGCCTTCCATCTCACCAAATCCGGCTATGAGGTAAACACCGCAGCCAGCGGCCGCGAGGCGCTCGACTCCGTACAACATCGCAAACCCGACTTGATCGTGCTCGATCTCATGCTGCCCGACATCGACGGCTTCGGCGTCTGCGAAATCCTCCGCCGACAGCCAGCCACGGCCACCATTCCCATCGTGATCCTCACCGCCTGGGCCACGCACGACGCCCGGCACCTCGGCCTCGAACTCGGCGCGCTCGATTACCTGACGAAGCCCTTCAGCCCGAAAGAACTCGTCCAACGCGTCGCCCGTCTGCTCAACCTGCGACCCGATGCGGCCATGGACGCGGGCAAGGTCCAGAACGCCTGA
- a CDS encoding ParA family protein, translating into MARKISFINYKGGVGKTSLIVNVASCLAKAGKRVLLFDFDTQSNASIWLLRLERWNKINNSSEGAVYSIFEPGTVRVKDLIIKDVVEDKNGDKLLPGLDLVPTTFNLVDLEAEFQGKPGCPPYLMFQQQLAEVEDNYDFILFDCPPNILRASQCGVFCSNEIYVPANPDALSLIGFTLLVEKLVKFHRLSASFRTAEMGAPALVNGIIFNSIKANVDIEVPKMRMQLRMNQFRTVKRVAQNAKIFNTQIRDAMVVRRAVTLGLPVILVGQEAEQEDNVAQDYRDAVTELMNHSS; encoded by the coding sequence ATGGCTCGAAAAATCAGTTTCATCAATTACAAGGGCGGCGTCGGCAAGACGTCGCTCATCGTCAACGTTGCCTCATGCCTCGCGAAGGCCGGGAAGCGCGTGCTGCTTTTCGATTTCGACACGCAGTCGAACGCGAGCATCTGGCTGCTGCGCCTGGAGCGTTGGAACAAGATTAACAACTCGAGCGAGGGCGCGGTGTATTCGATTTTCGAACCCGGGACGGTGCGCGTGAAGGACTTGATCATAAAAGACGTGGTCGAGGATAAGAACGGCGACAAACTCCTCCCTGGCCTGGATCTGGTTCCGACGACGTTTAACCTCGTGGATCTCGAAGCGGAGTTCCAGGGCAAGCCCGGCTGCCCGCCGTACCTGATGTTCCAACAGCAGCTGGCCGAGGTCGAAGATAACTACGACTTCATCCTGTTCGACTGCCCGCCGAACATCCTGCGCGCGTCGCAATGCGGGGTGTTTTGCTCCAACGAAATCTACGTGCCGGCAAATCCTGACGCGCTCAGCCTTATCGGCTTCACGCTGCTCGTGGAAAAGCTCGTGAAGTTCCACCGCCTATCCGCCAGTTTCCGCACCGCCGAGATGGGCGCGCCCGCGCTGGTGAACGGCATCATCTTCAACTCGATCAAGGCCAACGTGGACATCGAGGTGCCCAAGATGCGGATGCAGCTTCGCATGAATCAATTTCGCACCGTCAAACGCGTCGCGCAGAACGCCAAGATTTTCAACACGCAGATCCGCGACGCGATGGTCGTGCGTCGCGCCGTTACCCTCGGCCTGCCGGTGATTCTGGTGGGGCAGGAGGCTGAGCAAGAAGACAACGTCGCGCAGGACTACCGCGATGCTGTGACCGAGTTGATGAATCATTCCAGTTAA
- a CDS encoding acyloxyacyl hydrolase codes for MSSFKSLALVVTFLLSRLPLVHASASAEAPASIADDRLVFHGGVSGLFDSEKPPAIALEYRWSASKAGLQPWLGAGWATDGAIFAGGGLLHTWRVASRWELVTGFGPVYYDRHEGLDLGSQLEFYSFAEAGWEISPGRRLLLRFAHISNASMSEINPGTELLTLGFSLRLP; via the coding sequence ATGTCGTCGTTCAAGTCTTTGGCGCTCGTCGTCACGTTCCTCCTCTCGCGCCTGCCGCTTGTTCATGCTTCTGCTTCGGCGGAGGCTCCCGCGTCCATTGCGGATGATCGGCTTGTTTTCCACGGCGGCGTTTCTGGGCTTTTCGACAGCGAGAAACCTCCGGCAATCGCGCTCGAATACCGCTGGAGCGCATCCAAGGCAGGCCTGCAACCGTGGCTGGGCGCGGGGTGGGCGACCGATGGCGCGATTTTCGCCGGTGGCGGGCTCTTGCATACGTGGCGGGTGGCTTCGCGCTGGGAATTGGTCACTGGATTCGGCCCTGTTTACTACGACCGGCACGAAGGACTCGATCTGGGCAGCCAGCTGGAATTCTACTCGTTCGCAGAGGCGGGCTGGGAAATTTCTCCCGGGCGGAGGCTGCTGCTACGTTTTGCGCACATCTCCAACGCGAGCATGTCGGAGATCAACCCCGGCACTGAATTACTCACCCTAGGTTTCAGCCTGCGACTGCCCTGA
- the ispH gene encoding 4-hydroxy-3-methylbut-2-enyl diphosphate reductase: MVSASIPVANERVAVLAFNPSNQLAVMSRDGRYESAFQGEDLDAVNAELHRSFPEHTPSAEYFCTTAEGTPVRVFFSQVPASSGVIAGGCEFRSLAELEASPESLSPTLAAILAGIDPYLIEIPYLHLGENDFIYKFRTEKSRNRGIYQLDDAARTLYQSKLCAAIKALARTHERTAAAPVALDFGAVQYLLPSHFGFCLGVKNAIERAYETLAENPTRRVFMLSELIHNPFVNEDLLRRGLRYLQTDKGKPHLASGGVARGEPGEVTLWDTLTSEDIVIIPAFGATDDDKRRLVRKGVPVYQYDATCMLVEKVWKAARALGQEGYTVVIHGKHEHEETKATFSNARRHAHAVIVRNLEETRRLGELITSRDPAERAKFYSEFAGKHTPGFDVDRDFARIAIVNQTTLLMNETLEIIDHLREVFSALYGDTEATARVGGGGKRDTLCYATQVNQDALSRALAEPLDAAFVIGGKNSSNTYQLYRLCEQRLGKRAFFIQSEANIQSRDAVEHYVFPAKGPVGGHGHDMVEIHPLPVGESGRPFRVLLTGGASCPDGIIQQVITRINSLFPATSLRSVDAVLADVESAAASR; this comes from the coding sequence ATGGTTTCCGCATCTATCCCGGTCGCGAACGAACGTGTCGCCGTGCTGGCGTTTAATCCCAGCAACCAGCTCGCTGTGATGTCTCGTGATGGACGATACGAATCAGCATTTCAGGGAGAAGATTTGGACGCGGTGAACGCTGAGTTGCATCGGTCGTTCCCCGAGCACACACCGTCCGCCGAATATTTTTGTACGACAGCGGAAGGAACTCCGGTACGCGTTTTCTTTTCGCAAGTGCCTGCGAGCAGCGGCGTGATCGCGGGCGGTTGTGAATTCCGCTCCCTCGCTGAGCTCGAAGCTTCGCCGGAATCGCTCTCTCCCACCCTCGCCGCGATTCTCGCCGGGATCGATCCGTACCTCATCGAGATCCCGTATCTGCATCTCGGGGAAAACGATTTCATCTACAAATTCCGCACCGAGAAATCCCGCAATCGCGGCATTTACCAGCTCGATGACGCGGCCCGCACGCTCTACCAGTCGAAGCTCTGCGCCGCCATCAAGGCTCTCGCGCGCACCCACGAACGCACCGCCGCCGCTCCCGTCGCGCTCGATTTCGGCGCCGTGCAATACCTGCTGCCGAGTCATTTCGGTTTCTGCCTCGGTGTGAAGAACGCCATCGAGCGCGCCTACGAAACGCTCGCCGAAAATCCCACGCGCCGCGTCTTCATGCTCAGCGAACTCATTCACAATCCGTTCGTGAACGAGGATCTGCTTCGTCGCGGTCTGCGTTATTTGCAGACCGACAAAGGTAAACCGCATCTGGCCTCCGGTGGTGTCGCACGCGGCGAGCCCGGTGAAGTCACGCTGTGGGACACGCTGACCTCCGAGGACATTGTGATCATCCCGGCGTTTGGCGCGACCGATGACGACAAGCGCCGGCTCGTGCGCAAAGGCGTGCCGGTTTATCAGTACGACGCCACCTGCATGCTCGTGGAGAAAGTCTGGAAGGCCGCGCGCGCGCTCGGCCAGGAAGGCTACACCGTCGTCATCCACGGCAAACACGAGCACGAGGAAACCAAGGCGACTTTCTCCAATGCCCGACGCCACGCGCACGCCGTCATCGTGCGCAATCTGGAGGAAACGCGCCGCCTGGGTGAGCTCATCACGAGTCGCGATCCGGCGGAGCGCGCGAAGTTCTACAGCGAATTCGCCGGCAAACATACGCCGGGCTTCGACGTGGACCGTGATTTCGCGCGCATCGCGATCGTGAACCAGACGACGCTGCTCATGAATGAGACGCTGGAAATCATCGACCACTTGCGCGAAGTTTTTTCGGCGCTTTATGGCGACACCGAGGCAACTGCTCGCGTCGGTGGCGGAGGCAAACGAGACACGTTGTGCTACGCGACCCAGGTGAATCAGGACGCGCTCAGCCGTGCGCTCGCCGAGCCGCTCGATGCGGCGTTCGTCATAGGCGGGAAGAACTCCTCGAACACCTACCAGCTCTATCGCTTGTGCGAGCAACGTCTCGGGAAGCGCGCGTTTTTCATCCAGAGCGAGGCCAACATCCAGTCGCGCGACGCGGTGGAGCATTATGTGTTTCCCGCCAAAGGCCCGGTGGGTGGACACGGCCACGATATGGTAGAAATCCACCCACTTCCGGTTGGGGAAAGCGGGCGGCCGTTTCGAGTGTTACTCACCGGTGGAGCGTCTTGCCCGGATGGGATCATCCAGCAGGTGATCACGCGCATCAACAGCCTGTTCCCGGCGACGTCGCTGCGTTCAGTCGATGCGGTACTGGCGGATGTGGAAAGCGCCGCAGCAAGCCGCTGA